In Aminobacterium sp. MB27-C1, a single genomic region encodes these proteins:
- a CDS encoding HD domain-containing protein — protein MISRSLIEKVFSAASIERWNDHPRPVQFTELAKQAHKMIIAYVIAREEEDHGTSIDWHTLIEGGIFEFLHRVILTDIKPPVFHKLMAHRSERYKLNSWVVERLRSDIEALSTDFFNRFQHYLLDNPESNKERKILRAAHYLATKWEFDYIYEWSKPLYGIDATRDEINRQIEEHNDLRAVQTMLMNRELPDTQKGIYGFTALVGQLRFQKRWAQTPRIPQTSVLGHLLIVAILSYFIAIEIGACPRRQYNNFYGGLFHDLPEVLTRDIISPVKNSVEGLDDLIKEYEQQAMEEKIYPLLPSGWRREIRYFTENEFSNRIWPNDQPSPQIFLSEEMENSLNKNEFNPVDGKIIEVCDKLSAFVEASLSMRTGITSQALDEAKRKLYSRYANKKLYGFPIGMLFDFFW, from the coding sequence ATGATTAGTCGTTCATTAATCGAAAAAGTTTTTTCCGCAGCAAGTATCGAAAGATGGAATGACCATCCAAGGCCGGTGCAGTTTACAGAGTTGGCCAAACAAGCACATAAAATGATCATTGCCTATGTTATTGCCCGAGAAGAGGAAGATCACGGAACATCTATAGACTGGCATACTTTGATTGAAGGAGGTATTTTTGAATTTCTACATCGTGTTATTCTTACGGATATTAAACCTCCTGTTTTTCATAAACTCATGGCCCATAGAAGTGAAAGATATAAGCTGAATTCATGGGTGGTAGAACGTCTACGAAGTGACATAGAAGCCCTCTCTACGGACTTTTTTAACCGTTTTCAACACTATCTTTTAGATAATCCTGAATCAAACAAAGAGCGCAAGATTCTTCGCGCTGCTCACTATCTCGCAACAAAGTGGGAATTCGATTACATTTATGAATGGAGCAAACCACTATACGGCATAGATGCAACAAGAGATGAAATAAACAGACAGATAGAAGAACATAACGATCTCAGGGCCGTACAGACAATGCTAATGAATAGAGAGCTTCCGGACACACAAAAAGGGATATACGGTTTCACCGCTCTTGTGGGACAACTCCGCTTTCAAAAGAGATGGGCTCAAACTCCCAGAATTCCTCAAACATCCGTTCTGGGGCATCTTCTCATTGTTGCCATACTTTCATATTTTATCGCTATTGAAATAGGCGCATGCCCCCGTAGACAATATAACAACTTTTACGGAGGCCTTTTTCACGATCTTCCGGAAGTACTTACACGAGACATTATTTCTCCTGTAAAAAACTCCGTTGAAGGTTTAGATGATCTCATTAAAGAATATGAGCAGCAAGCTATGGAAGAAAAAATTTACCCGCTGCTTCCCTCTGGGTGGAGACGAGAAATTCGTTATTTTACTGAAAACGAATTCTCCAATCGCATCTGGCCTAACGACCAACCTTCACCTCAAATATTTCTGTCAGAGGAGATGGAAAACTCTCTAAACAAAAATGAATTTAATCCTGTCGATGGAAAGATTATCGAGGTATGTGATAAATTGTCTGCTTTTGTGGAAGCCTCTCTTTCTATGCGGACAGGAATAACATCACAAGCTTTGGATGAAGCTAAACGAAAATTATATAGCAGATATGCCAATAAGAAACTCTATGGATTCCCTATCGGCATGCTCTTTGATTTCTTTTGGTGA
- a CDS encoding amidohydrolase has protein sequence MKAIIHATIETMTGKPIENGTVLFNESEIVSVGESLTLPSDVEIIDGTGMYVTPGLIDAHTHLGAFIQGYPESMSDGNEMTNPLTPQLRILDAIYQDDPGFSEALSGGVTCVQILPGSANVIGGEGAIVKTCADVVDRMVVRAPSGMKAALGENPVRVYGGKTNMPMTRMANASLMRQALNDAHNYQGKKEQAEKKGEFFEKNLGMEALLPVINRELPLRIHCHRSDDIATAIRIAEEFNILYTIEHCTEGHLIASYLAEKNIMAAIGPTLTGKPKLELKNASWQTLTTLYNAGVHFCIITDHPVIPIDQFYVCAALAFKAGLPRDIALKAITIFAAEHLGIADKVGTLEKGKDADIVLWDGDPLDVRSHVLRTFIEGREVYSKE, from the coding sequence ATGAAAGCAATAATTCATGCCACTATTGAAACTATGACTGGTAAGCCCATTGAAAATGGAACTGTTCTTTTTAATGAATCAGAAATTGTAAGCGTAGGAGAAAGTTTGACTCTTCCTTCAGACGTTGAAATTATTGATGGAACAGGAATGTACGTTACTCCTGGGCTTATTGATGCACATACCCATCTTGGTGCTTTTATACAAGGTTATCCGGAGAGTATGTCAGATGGGAACGAAATGACAAATCCTCTTACGCCTCAATTGCGGATTCTTGATGCCATTTATCAGGATGATCCTGGTTTCAGCGAGGCTCTCTCTGGAGGAGTAACATGTGTTCAAATTTTACCTGGAAGCGCCAATGTTATTGGAGGAGAAGGAGCAATTGTCAAAACATGTGCAGATGTTGTTGATAGAATGGTTGTTCGCGCTCCTTCTGGGATGAAGGCTGCTCTTGGTGAAAACCCAGTGCGTGTGTATGGCGGAAAAACGAATATGCCTATGACACGTATGGCTAACGCTTCTTTAATGCGTCAGGCACTTAACGATGCTCATAATTATCAGGGGAAAAAAGAGCAAGCTGAAAAAAAGGGAGAATTTTTTGAAAAGAATCTTGGTATGGAAGCATTACTCCCAGTAATTAACAGAGAATTGCCTCTGCGCATACATTGCCATCGTTCTGATGATATTGCTACTGCAATTCGAATTGCAGAGGAATTTAATATTCTTTACACAATCGAACATTGTACAGAGGGGCATCTTATAGCATCTTATTTAGCTGAAAAAAATATTATGGCAGCAATTGGCCCCACTCTTACCGGTAAACCCAAGCTTGAGTTAAAGAATGCATCATGGCAGACTTTGACAACTTTATATAATGCTGGAGTCCATTTTTGCATCATAACAGACCATCCTGTAATTCCTATTGATCAGTTCTATGTATGTGCAGCTCTCGCTTTTAAAGCAGGGTTACCTCGAGATATTGCCTTGAAGGCTATTACTATTTTTGCAGCAGAACATTTAGGTATTGCAGACAAAGTAGGTACCCTCGAAAAAGGCAAAGATGCAGATATCGTTTTATGGGATGGAGATCCCCTTGATGTACGGTCTCATGTACTTAGAACGTTTATAGAGGGAAGAGAAGTTTATTCAAAAGAGTAA
- a CDS encoding cytochrome c biogenesis CcdA family protein yields MLHLFESIYSTLHASSGLALMAAFIWGIFSILLSPCNLVTIPLVVGYIESTRTAKRASAFAISLAFSAGIFVNLALIGMVLTSTGILMTDISLYTNYFVAGVFFLIGLHLLNVITLPWFGQKEIKANKNKGLLGALILGVLSGLALGPCSFAYVAPLLALTIKTATTNLPFALLLVSFYAIGHCSVIVIAGTSTDFVSKFLKWDEKSKALTRVNYICGVLILIAGLYFIYTAPL; encoded by the coding sequence ATGCTGCATCTATTTGAATCAATTTACAGCACCCTCCATGCATCAAGCGGGCTTGCTTTAATGGCCGCCTTTATTTGGGGCATTTTCAGCATTTTGCTGAGCCCTTGCAATCTTGTTACTATACCTCTTGTTGTGGGGTATATCGAAAGCACACGAACTGCAAAAAGAGCGAGTGCTTTTGCTATTTCTTTAGCTTTTTCAGCAGGGATTTTTGTTAATTTGGCGCTTATCGGAATGGTACTCACATCTACCGGAATTTTAATGACAGACATTAGTTTGTATACGAATTACTTTGTTGCTGGAGTTTTCTTTCTCATAGGGCTCCATCTTTTAAATGTTATTACCCTTCCATGGTTCGGGCAAAAAGAGATCAAAGCGAACAAAAACAAGGGACTTCTGGGGGCACTTATACTTGGAGTCCTTTCCGGACTGGCCCTTGGGCCGTGTAGTTTTGCATACGTTGCTCCGCTTTTGGCCCTAACAATAAAAACAGCAACGACAAATCTGCCATTTGCTCTTCTACTTGTCTCCTTTTACGCTATTGGACACTGCTCAGTTATTGTCATAGCCGGAACATCAACAGACTTTGTTTCTAAGTTTTTAAAATGGGACGAAAAATCCAAGGCATTGACACGAGTCAATTATATTTGCGGTGTTCTTATTCTTATTGCAGGTCTTTACTTTATCTATACAGCTCCACTCTAA
- a CDS encoding 2-hydroxyacid dehydrogenase: MKKELSSVVVTSSIEAGIRKRIEAPLQDVAEVVYLEDSDRESRRVILRDADVLLSFFFNKEIEKGEYSLLENLRLLQTISTGVDYLPFTDIPRHVAIACNAGGWAYQIAEHVLSMTMALARHLVPLHMKLASGEFDQRSLFLRNLKGLTAGIIGYGGIGRHTAHLFKALGMKIMAINTSGKTTDSVDYVGTLHSLPHVLENADVVVLTLPLTKQTKNLIGREQLLIMKKDAILINVARAPLVVEKDLYEHLKLFPEFQAGLDVWWNEPTWGRGTFEINYPFFDLPNFLGSPHNSNNVIGAMADACQVAAENVALFLKGELWHGQINRADYVDMESLTDM, encoded by the coding sequence ATGAAAAAAGAGTTGAGTTCTGTTGTCGTGACTAGTTCCATAGAAGCTGGAATTCGTAAGCGGATTGAAGCTCCCCTTCAAGATGTAGCTGAGGTTGTTTACCTTGAAGATTCAGATAGAGAGAGTCGGCGCGTCATTTTGAGAGATGCAGATGTACTTCTTTCTTTCTTTTTTAATAAAGAGATTGAGAAAGGAGAGTATTCGCTTTTAGAAAATCTTCGACTTTTGCAGACGATCTCAACAGGTGTTGATTATCTTCCTTTTACTGATATTCCTCGGCATGTTGCTATTGCATGCAATGCAGGCGGATGGGCATATCAAATTGCTGAGCACGTTTTGTCTATGACCATGGCTTTGGCTCGACATCTGGTTCCTTTACATATGAAGCTTGCTTCTGGAGAATTTGATCAACGATCATTGTTTTTGAGAAATCTAAAGGGACTTACAGCAGGAATTATCGGATATGGCGGCATAGGCAGGCATACGGCTCATTTATTTAAAGCGTTAGGAATGAAAATTATGGCTATTAACACGAGTGGGAAGACGACAGATTCTGTTGATTATGTTGGTACATTACATTCTCTTCCTCATGTATTAGAGAATGCCGATGTTGTTGTCTTGACCCTCCCTCTTACGAAACAGACGAAAAATTTAATAGGTCGTGAGCAACTGTTAATAATGAAAAAAGATGCTATCCTTATTAATGTAGCAAGAGCTCCTCTCGTAGTTGAAAAGGATTTGTATGAACATTTGAAGCTTTTCCCAGAGTTTCAGGCCGGACTTGATGTCTGGTGGAACGAACCTACATGGGGGAGAGGTACATTTGAGATAAACTATCCTTTTTTCGACCTTCCTAATTTTCTAGGGTCTCCTCATAATTCAAATAATGTTATTGGTGCTATGGCCGATGCATGCCAGGTTGCGGCTGAGAATGTAGCTCTTTTCCTCAAGGGGGAATTGTGGCATGGTCAAATTAACCGCGCAGATTACGTTGATATGGAGTCGTTGACCGATATGTAG
- a CDS encoding M20 family metallopeptidase, which produces MNSENLYLLAQERKEHLVALRRNIHKHPELDFNCENTAQLVEKELDALGIEHYRAAKTGVVGILRGQKKGKTIAFRADMDALPVSEKNEASYVSEIEGCMHACGHDVHTASLLGAASLLTDFRDNLSGTVKFFFQPAEETDGGALPMIEENVMDSPKVDAVFGLHCDPQLEAGTVGVGYGKFRAASDMFHIIIHGTGSHGAQPHRGIDAVAIGSEMVASLQQVVSRRSSPFDPVVITVGSFHAGTAGNIIADRAEMRGIIRTMDPDTRIFTRALVRRIVQNIPDALGAIGEINFTEGYPSLINDEEMTNLVAECGRQLLGAANVQVMKEPEMGVDDFAYFLQKAPGAYFLLGTGNKEKGFTHPLHSPYFDVDEKCLPIGAAILAVVALQFLN; this is translated from the coding sequence ATGAATTCAGAAAATCTCTATCTTTTAGCTCAAGAGAGGAAAGAACATCTTGTTGCCTTGAGACGAAATATCCACAAGCATCCAGAATTGGATTTTAACTGTGAAAATACGGCCCAGCTCGTGGAAAAAGAACTTGATGCTCTTGGAATCGAACACTATAGAGCTGCGAAAACAGGTGTTGTTGGAATTCTCCGAGGGCAAAAAAAGGGTAAAACTATTGCCTTCCGCGCTGATATGGATGCCTTACCTGTTTCTGAAAAAAATGAGGCTTCTTATGTTTCTGAAATTGAAGGGTGTATGCATGCATGTGGACATGACGTACATACAGCTTCTCTTCTTGGGGCGGCGTCTTTATTGACAGATTTTCGTGATAATTTGTCGGGAACTGTAAAATTCTTTTTTCAACCTGCTGAAGAGACAGATGGCGGAGCTTTGCCCATGATTGAAGAAAATGTAATGGACTCACCGAAGGTTGATGCCGTATTCGGACTTCATTGTGATCCCCAATTAGAAGCTGGAACTGTTGGCGTTGGGTATGGAAAATTCAGGGCTGCTTCTGATATGTTTCATATTATCATTCATGGAACGGGTAGTCATGGTGCTCAACCTCATCGTGGAATAGATGCAGTGGCCATTGGTTCCGAGATGGTTGCGTCTCTTCAGCAAGTTGTGAGCAGACGTTCTTCTCCTTTTGATCCAGTCGTTATTACCGTTGGTTCTTTTCATGCAGGTACAGCAGGTAATATTATTGCCGATAGAGCTGAAATGCGGGGTATTATTCGCACAATGGATCCTGACACACGCATATTTACCAGAGCCTTGGTTCGACGTATTGTACAGAATATTCCAGATGCTTTGGGAGCAATAGGTGAAATTAACTTTACTGAAGGTTATCCGAGTCTTATCAATGATGAAGAGATGACAAACCTCGTGGCAGAGTGTGGTCGTCAGCTACTTGGTGCGGCAAATGTCCAGGTTATGAAAGAACCTGAAATGGGTGTCGACGATTTTGCATATTTTCTTCAAAAAGCACCAGGAGCCTACTTCCTTTTAGGAACGGGAAATAAAGAGAAAGGGTTTACTCATCCGCTTCATAGCCCATACTTTGATGTCGATGAAAAATGTCTTCCAATAGGTGCTGCCATTTTGGCTGTAGTCGCTCTTCAATTCCTTAACTAA
- a CDS encoding co-chaperone YbbN, with amino-acid sequence MSKVLDDFTLQYGEYVQVKKINVMQNTELAKKYEVRYVPTLVFEDGQGNILGKEVGFMPLEDILKKLEEYGIQIKKK; translated from the coding sequence ATGTCCAAGGTTTTGGACGATTTCACACTGCAATACGGAGAATACGTTCAGGTCAAGAAGATTAATGTTATGCAAAATACGGAATTGGCAAAAAAATATGAAGTACGATACGTCCCCACTCTCGTTTTTGAAGATGGACAAGGTAATATTTTAGGAAAAGAAGTGGGTTTTATGCCTTTAGAGGATATTCTTAAGAAGTTAGAAGAATATGGTATCCAAATAAAGAAGAAGTAA
- a CDS encoding iron-containing alcohol dehydrogenase, whose product MWDHKISINEIREIRTKTTAYFGVGAIRKIDDIMGILSAQGIKKVLCVTGRGSYKKTGAWNYVSDAFNKHGIEHVLYDKITPNPTADAVDEATQIARDFGAQAVIAIGGGSPIDAGKSAAILLEYPQENARSLYELKFAPTKAAPVIAINLTHGTGTEVDRFAVVSIPEKEYKPAIAYDCIYPLYAIDDPALMTGLSPDQTRYVSIDAVNHVVEAATSAAASPYSILLAQETVRLVATYLPQALQHPEDLTARYFLLYASLIAGVSFDNGLLHFTHALEHPLSAVKPDLAHGLGLAMLLPAVLKQIYPAQPEVLAALFAPVVDGLKGIPAEGEKVALSVEKWLYSLGVTSKLADEGYTENDLDRLTELAMTTPSLDGLLAIAPVPASKEVIRTIYKDSMKPYSTK is encoded by the coding sequence ATGTGGGATCATAAAATATCAATTAATGAGATTAGAGAGATTAGAACAAAAACAACTGCCTATTTTGGCGTTGGAGCTATTAGAAAAATTGATGACATTATGGGAATTCTTTCTGCTCAGGGAATAAAAAAGGTTCTCTGCGTTACAGGACGCGGATCATATAAAAAAACAGGTGCCTGGAATTATGTCAGCGACGCTTTTAATAAGCATGGCATCGAACATGTACTTTACGATAAGATAACACCGAACCCAACAGCAGATGCTGTAGACGAAGCAACACAGATAGCACGCGATTTTGGAGCACAGGCAGTTATAGCTATAGGCGGTGGAAGCCCCATAGATGCAGGTAAAAGCGCAGCTATACTTCTGGAATATCCCCAAGAAAATGCTCGTTCTTTATATGAGTTGAAATTTGCGCCAACAAAAGCCGCTCCTGTTATTGCTATAAACCTCACCCACGGAACAGGTACAGAAGTTGACCGATTTGCCGTAGTGAGTATTCCTGAAAAAGAATATAAGCCAGCGATTGCTTACGATTGCATCTATCCGTTGTATGCTATTGATGATCCAGCTCTCATGACTGGTCTATCTCCAGACCAGACTCGTTACGTCTCTATCGATGCAGTCAACCACGTTGTGGAAGCAGCGACATCGGCAGCAGCAAGCCCCTACTCCATACTTTTAGCTCAAGAAACAGTACGTCTTGTTGCAACATATCTTCCTCAGGCATTACAACATCCTGAAGACTTAACTGCCCGCTATTTCCTGCTCTACGCATCTCTAATTGCAGGTGTAAGTTTTGATAATGGGCTTCTTCATTTCACTCATGCTCTTGAGCATCCTCTTTCTGCTGTAAAACCAGATTTAGCTCACGGCTTGGGGTTAGCTATGCTTCTTCCAGCCGTTTTAAAACAAATCTATCCGGCACAGCCAGAAGTACTTGCCGCTCTTTTTGCCCCTGTTGTCGATGGATTAAAAGGAATTCCGGCAGAGGGTGAAAAGGTAGCCCTCTCCGTAGAAAAATGGCTCTACTCTCTGGGAGTAACATCTAAACTTGCCGATGAAGGATATACAGAGAACGACCTTGATCGTCTCACCGAATTGGCCATGACAACACCGTCCCTTGATGGGTTGCTCGCGATTGCACCTGTACCAGCATCAAAAGAAGTTATTCGAACCATTTATAAAGACTCAATGAAGCCTTACTCCACCAAGTAA
- the larB gene encoding nickel pincer cofactor biosynthesis protein LarB codes for MNDGDLRNLTRQLMDGAIDQNLFIQRIKSLPFQDLGEVKLDTHRALRKGFAEIVYCPGKSDEQLQQIAKALSETQENVLFSRATTHQFDIVKSLLEDAQYHEKARMIGIRRRDMGKKPGLVVVTAGSSDVPVAEEAAVTAEYMGCVPKRLYDVGIAGLHRLLAHVETLQSAKAIVAVAGMEGALPSVLAGLVSCPVVGVPTSTGYGANLAGMAPLLTMLNSCASGVAVMNIDNGLGAGFFAGKIVLQSA; via the coding sequence ATGAATGACGGAGATCTTAGAAACCTTACACGTCAACTCATGGATGGAGCCATAGATCAGAATCTATTTATTCAAAGAATAAAAAGCCTTCCCTTTCAAGATCTAGGAGAAGTTAAACTTGATACACACAGAGCCCTGCGTAAAGGCTTTGCTGAGATCGTCTACTGTCCCGGCAAAAGTGACGAACAACTTCAACAAATAGCTAAGGCTCTTTCGGAAACACAAGAAAACGTTCTTTTTTCACGAGCAACAACACATCAATTCGACATTGTAAAATCTCTTCTTGAGGATGCTCAATATCATGAAAAAGCTCGTATGATTGGAATAAGACGTCGAGATATGGGAAAAAAGCCAGGGCTTGTAGTCGTAACTGCCGGTAGTAGTGATGTTCCTGTTGCTGAAGAAGCAGCAGTTACGGCTGAATATATGGGATGTGTTCCGAAACGACTCTACGATGTGGGAATAGCAGGTCTTCACAGACTTCTTGCCCATGTAGAAACCCTCCAGTCAGCAAAAGCTATTGTTGCTGTAGCCGGTATGGAAGGTGCTCTCCCTAGTGTTCTCGCAGGTCTTGTATCATGTCCTGTCGTCGGAGTTCCCACAAGCACAGGGTATGGAGCTAATTTAGCAGGCATGGCCCCTCTTCTAACAATGTTAAATTCATGCGCTTCCGGCGTTGCCGTTATGAATATTGATAACGGTCTTGGCGCCGGATTCTTTGCTGGGAAGATAGTCTTACAATCAGCCTAA
- a CDS encoding AMP-binding protein, which yields MTEMVFRLENRIMNRLQKDWNQPVLWWNDEWWTGRKLADLAAVCKDNLEKGGFGKGHRLAVMMPNSPMVLALSLAVWSLGGAIVPINTRAGVPTSMGILKLVDPFAVILGTEMDDLQQALTDNGFPWYISPLDSSLGSLEGRPSQRGDEELAVIFATSGTTGLPKAVPLSHKNLLHNALTVFKELTELREGDIFLNVLPNFHSFGFTVAGLMPLLCGMLQTILPSFLPPHRTLEAISHSKTNVLLVVPTMLTFLLSSIDHGAPKPEGLKVVISGGDRLNVQLDSRVKEYLGVEVLEGYGLTECSPVVCVNRSYEERKLGTVGPFISGYQWRLINESGEDVTSAGEGVLWVKGNSVTSQYFRDPDKSADRFQEGWFNTGDYVRVDSDGYVQILDRVTDIIIVGGFNVYPQEVEAILQTHPAIEQAIVVGIPHQVNGEVPKAYVKKKQGESLTPREVIDFCKKHLAHYKVPRSVEFIDAFPLSSTGKVLRRMLKKEAASNV from the coding sequence ATGACGGAAATGGTGTTTCGGCTCGAAAATAGGATTATGAACAGGCTTCAAAAAGATTGGAATCAGCCTGTTCTCTGGTGGAATGATGAATGGTGGACTGGACGGAAATTAGCTGATCTCGCAGCTGTTTGTAAAGATAATCTCGAAAAGGGTGGATTTGGTAAAGGGCATAGATTGGCGGTAATGATGCCAAATTCACCGATGGTTTTAGCCTTATCGCTAGCTGTGTGGTCTTTAGGCGGAGCTATTGTTCCGATAAATACAAGAGCTGGGGTTCCTACATCTATGGGAATTCTCAAACTTGTAGATCCCTTTGCTGTCATTCTTGGCACCGAGATGGATGATTTGCAACAAGCTCTTACTGATAATGGTTTCCCTTGGTATATATCTCCTCTCGACTCATCTTTGGGTTCTTTGGAAGGTCGACCTTCTCAAAGAGGAGATGAAGAATTAGCCGTTATATTTGCTACTTCTGGAACGACAGGTCTTCCTAAAGCAGTTCCTCTCTCTCATAAAAACCTTCTTCACAATGCCCTTACGGTTTTCAAGGAGTTAACAGAGTTGAGGGAAGGGGATATTTTTCTTAATGTTTTGCCTAATTTTCACTCTTTTGGTTTTACCGTCGCTGGTCTTATGCCTCTTTTGTGCGGAATGCTACAGACGATATTACCTTCTTTTCTACCGCCCCATAGGACGCTTGAGGCCATTAGCCATTCAAAAACAAATGTCCTCTTAGTTGTTCCGACCATGCTTACATTTCTTCTTTCTTCTATCGATCATGGTGCTCCCAAACCTGAAGGTTTAAAAGTTGTTATAAGTGGTGGAGATAGATTGAATGTGCAACTAGATTCACGAGTGAAAGAATACTTGGGAGTTGAGGTTCTTGAAGGGTACGGTCTTACTGAATGTTCGCCAGTTGTTTGTGTAAATCGCTCTTATGAAGAACGAAAGTTAGGAACGGTTGGTCCCTTCATTTCTGGTTATCAATGGCGCCTGATAAATGAATCAGGAGAAGACGTAACTTCTGCCGGTGAAGGTGTGCTTTGGGTTAAGGGAAATTCTGTAACTTCTCAATATTTCAGAGATCCTGACAAGTCTGCAGATCGCTTCCAAGAGGGGTGGTTTAACACGGGAGATTATGTACGTGTTGATTCTGATGGGTATGTTCAGATTCTTGACCGCGTAACAGATATTATTATTGTTGGTGGTTTTAATGTGTATCCTCAGGAAGTAGAAGCTATTTTGCAGACCCATCCAGCTATAGAACAGGCGATTGTTGTAGGAATTCCTCACCAAGTGAACGGAGAGGTTCCTAAGGCCTATGTGAAGAAAAAACAGGGAGAATCCTTGACCCCTCGTGAAGTTATAGATTTTTGTAAAAAACATCTAGCTCATTACAAAGTTCCGCGAAGTGTAGAGTTTATAGATGCTTTCCCTCTGTCAAGTACAGGGAAAGTTTTGCGTCGTATGTTAAAAAAAGAGGCAGCATCTAACGTATAA
- a CDS encoding ferritin family protein produces MSSECFEMKDALKYGIHAEIEAKNFYSLWADNVTEEHLKKELLELAEWENSHEEDLKKLYFKMYGEECPIDPEMVVSPELKVQTKDFGEVTSLLRIAGAAYLSEMRAMEFYERLAKESSGESAVMFNKLKDMEKGHMDITKKRYMKIREDVVGFRAF; encoded by the coding sequence ATGTCATCTGAATGTTTTGAAATGAAAGATGCCCTCAAATATGGAATTCACGCCGAAATCGAAGCGAAAAACTTTTACTCTCTTTGGGCCGATAATGTCACAGAAGAGCATTTAAAAAAGGAATTATTAGAACTTGCAGAATGGGAAAATAGCCACGAGGAAGATTTAAAGAAACTTTACTTTAAGATGTATGGGGAAGAATGTCCTATTGATCCAGAAATGGTCGTTTCCCCAGAACTAAAAGTTCAAACAAAAGATTTTGGTGAGGTAACATCTCTTCTCAGAATTGCTGGAGCTGCATATCTGTCAGAAATGAGAGCGATGGAATTTTATGAACGCCTCGCCAAAGAGAGCAGCGGAGAGTCCGCTGTTATGTTTAACAAGCTTAAAGATATGGAAAAAGGACATATGGATATTACCAAAAAACGCTATATGAAGATTCGTGAAGATGTTGTAGGATTCAGAGCTTTTTAA
- a CDS encoding M20 family metallopeptidase, with the protein MKNYTDYLNLIDTTIDKYIDSIWELNLYMASHPELGEQEVEASKRMHDFLQGSGYKTTLPYCDIPTSFCAEKGDTGPSVALLAEYDALPEIGHACGHCLHGSMSLLAGLALSPVLDHVPGKVFVIGTPAEETNGAKVTLAKEGVFDSIDLAMMIHCNDVTSYVDYRSLAMDAIEFTFDGQTAHAAGAPWEGRNALNGVQLFFHAIDMLRQHVKPSVRMHGIVSHGGDAPNIVPDKASAKFYFRAPERKYLNVVLEKIFNCAKGAALATETTVHWRNVEFSFDEMRPNKAAEKMLGEIFTECGVATINSPGPGGSSDMGNVSQHCAALQPLLAITDVSTPHHTRSFAKAVTTPQAKQALKTGAEILAKGTLRFILNTTLQEEIKKEFNSYR; encoded by the coding sequence TTGAAAAACTACACTGATTATCTCAATCTCATCGACACCACAATAGATAAATACATCGACTCTATCTGGGAGCTAAACCTCTATATGGCCTCTCATCCAGAGTTGGGAGAACAAGAAGTAGAAGCCAGTAAAAGAATGCACGATTTTCTTCAAGGAAGTGGATACAAAACAACGCTTCCCTACTGCGATATTCCCACTTCCTTCTGTGCGGAAAAAGGAGATACTGGCCCCTCAGTAGCTCTTTTAGCTGAATATGATGCTTTGCCGGAAATAGGTCATGCGTGTGGACATTGCCTTCATGGAAGTATGTCATTACTTGCCGGACTTGCCCTTTCTCCTGTTCTTGACCATGTGCCAGGAAAAGTTTTTGTTATTGGTACACCTGCAGAAGAAACAAACGGAGCAAAGGTAACGTTGGCAAAAGAAGGAGTTTTTGACTCTATTGACTTGGCTATGATGATTCACTGCAACGATGTTACTAGTTACGTAGATTACCGATCATTAGCAATGGATGCCATCGAATTCACCTTTGACGGCCAAACTGCTCATGCAGCAGGAGCTCCATGGGAGGGACGCAATGCTCTTAATGGAGTGCAACTGTTTTTCCATGCTATCGATATGCTCAGACAACATGTCAAACCAAGTGTAAGAATGCATGGAATCGTTTCTCACGGCGGAGATGCTCCTAATATTGTTCCAGACAAAGCCAGTGCCAAATTTTATTTTAGAGCTCCTGAAAGGAAGTATCTCAATGTTGTTTTAGAAAAGATCTTTAATTGTGCCAAGGGAGCTGCTTTGGCAACAGAAACGACTGTACACTGGCGAAATGTAGAGTTCAGCTTTGACGAGATGCGCCCCAATAAAGCAGCAGAAAAAATGCTGGGAGAGATTTTTACAGAGTGCGGTGTCGCCACGATAAACTCACCTGGCCCAGGCGGATCCAGCGATATGGGTAATGTAAGCCAACACTGTGCGGCTCTTCAACCACTCCTTGCAATTACAGATGTATCGACACCACATCATACGAGATCTTTTGCTAAAGCTGTCACAACACCACAAGCCAAACAAGCATTAAAAACCGGAGCTGAAATTCTTGCAAAGGGAACTTTGCGTTTCATCCTTAATACTACACTTCAAGAAGAAATCAAAAAAGAATTTAATTCATATCGTTAA